In the Quercus lobata isolate SW786 chromosome 5, ValleyOak3.0 Primary Assembly, whole genome shotgun sequence genome, one interval contains:
- the LOC115990454 gene encoding uncharacterized protein LOC115990454, translating to MVITRIAGSYYLVDSGYAIGSAFLPPHKSTRYHAQEFRGANRQPSTPQELFNYRHSSLRMVIERCFGVLKARFPVLTGMHSFSISRQRLIVTACCALHNFIRMYNRADELFHVWEGSFVRNGDANIAGVARVGSGGTEEAFNSRAQRAMSEYRDVITAAMWADYIVQ from the coding sequence ATGGTTATCACTCGTATTGCAGGATCGTACTACCTCGTTGACTCGGGATATGCTATAGGCAGTGCATTCCTCCCCCCACACAAGTCCACACGCTACCATGCCCAAGAGTTTCGGGGTGCGAACCGGCAGCCTAGTACCCCACAAGAGTTGTTCAATTATAGGCATTCCTCATTACGCATGGTGATTGAACGATGCTTTGGCGTCTTGAAGGCGAGGTTCCCTGTTTTGACTGGAATGCACTCCTTCTCTATCTCTAGGCAACGGCTGATTGTGACTGCTTGTTGTGCATTGCACAACTTTATTCGCATGTATAATCGGGCAGATGAACTGTTCCATGTGTGGGAAGGATCATTTGTGCGTAATGGAGACGCAAACATAGCAGGAGTTGCACGCGTAGGTAGTGGGGGCACTGAGGAAGCTTTTAATTCTCGGGCACAACGAGCAATGTCGGAGTATCGTGATGTGATAACTGCTGCTATGTGGGCAGATTACATTGTTCAATGA